In one Candidatus Polarisedimenticolaceae bacterium genomic region, the following are encoded:
- a CDS encoding roadblock/LC7 domain-containing protein produces the protein MAVSDLVLLEADHARFTTVLQRLCKDANARFVFLIDKNGQQLASAGDVSALDPTSLASLAAGNVAATDGLAKLLGEREFSILFHEGEHDNLHINVVGGKTILLVIFDERSSLGLVRLRVKKATAELAGIVHDITTRSQAQRAAVGSLAPFAEITDDDIDALFS, from the coding sequence ATGGCAGTCTCCGATCTCGTCTTACTCGAGGCCGACCACGCGCGGTTCACCACCGTCCTTCAGCGCCTTTGCAAGGACGCCAACGCGCGGTTCGTCTTCCTCATCGACAAGAACGGGCAGCAGCTCGCCTCCGCCGGTGACGTGAGCGCGCTCGATCCGACGTCGCTCGCCTCGCTCGCGGCAGGCAACGTCGCGGCCACCGACGGCCTCGCGAAGCTCCTCGGCGAGCGCGAGTTCTCGATCCTCTTCCACGAAGGGGAGCACGACAATCTCCACATCAACGTCGTCGGCGGCAAGACGATCCTGCTCGTCATCTTCGACGAGCGCTCGTCGCTCGGGCTCGTGCGTCTGCGCGTCAAGAAGGCGACCGCGGAGCTCGCCGGCATCGTCCACGACATCACGACTCGCTCGCAGGCTCAGCGCGCCGCCGTCGGCAGCCTCGCCCCGTTCGCGGAGATCACGGACGACGACATCGACGCCCTCTTCAGCTGA
- the recR gene encoding recombination mediator RecR, which yields MATGLAAPLERLMAELAKLPGVGRKTAQRFALHVLKAPASDVEALTRALSEVREKIRLCTVCFNFAEGDLCVVCADPRRERTVVCVVEEAVNVLALERTNAFRGLYHVLGGALSPLKDVGPEDLRIAELLERVRASGVREVILATSPNVEGEATAVYLSRLLKPLDVATTRLAQGLPAGADLEFTDDLTLQRALENRRDY from the coding sequence GTGGCGACCGGTCTCGCGGCACCTCTCGAGCGGCTCATGGCGGAGCTGGCCAAGCTCCCGGGCGTCGGTCGAAAGACCGCGCAGCGGTTCGCCTTGCATGTGCTCAAGGCGCCCGCGTCCGACGTCGAAGCGTTGACCCGCGCGCTCTCCGAGGTCCGCGAGAAGATCCGGCTCTGCACCGTCTGCTTCAACTTCGCCGAGGGCGATCTTTGCGTCGTTTGCGCCGACCCGCGCCGCGAGCGCACGGTCGTCTGCGTCGTGGAGGAGGCGGTGAACGTTCTCGCACTCGAGCGGACGAACGCGTTCCGGGGTCTTTACCACGTCCTCGGCGGCGCGCTGTCGCCCCTCAAGGACGTCGGACCGGAAGACCTACGCATCGCCGAGCTCCTCGAGCGTGTCCGCGCCTCCGGGGTCCGCGAGGTCATCCTCGCGACGAGCCCGAACGTCGAAGGTGAAGCGACGGCGGTTTACCTGTCCCGCCTGTTGAAGCCTCTCGACGTGGCGACGACGCGGCTCGCCCAAGGGCTTCCCGCGGGTGCCGATCTCGAGTTCACGGACGATCTCACCCTCCAGAGGGCGCTCGAGAACCGGCGCGATTATTGA
- a CDS encoding YbaB/EbfC family nucleoid-associated protein: MNIQKMMKDLQKMQSKLQDEIEVMEIEATAGGGVVTARMNGKKELVALTLQPEAITPDDPGMLQDLVVAAVNEAGRMVDAEIQKKTQGLAGGLKIPGLT, translated from the coding sequence ATGAACATCCAAAAGATGATGAAAGATCTCCAGAAGATGCAGTCCAAGCTGCAGGACGAAATCGAGGTCATGGAGATCGAGGCCACCGCGGGGGGAGGGGTCGTCACCGCTCGGATGAACGGGAAGAAGGAGCTGGTCGCACTCACCCTGCAGCCCGAGGCGATCACGCCGGACGATCCGGGAATGCTTCAAGACCTCGTCGTTGCCGCCGTGAACGAGGCAGGGCGCATGGTGGACGCCGAGATCCAGAAGAAGACCCAAGGCCTCGCCGGCGGGTTGAAGATCCCGGGCCTGACGTAG